A region from the Alnus glutinosa chromosome 5, dhAlnGlut1.1, whole genome shotgun sequence genome encodes:
- the LOC133868290 gene encoding histone H3.2: MARTKQTARKSTGGKAPRKQLATKAARKSAPATGGVKKPHRFRPGTVALREIRKYQKSTELLIRKLPFQRLVREIAQDFKTDLRFQSSAVAALQEAAEAYLVGLFEDTNLCAIHAKRVTIMPKDIQLARRIRGERA; this comes from the coding sequence ATGGCTCGTACCAAGCAGACTGCCCGGAAGTCGACGGGAGGGAAGGCGCCTCGGAAGCAACTGGCCACTAAGGCGGCCCGGAAGTCGGCTCCTGCGACCGGAGGAGTGAAGAAGCCACACAGGTTCAGGCCCGGGACGGTGGCTCTGAGAGAGATCAGGAAGTACCAAAAGAGCACGGAGCTGCTGATCAGGAAGCTACCGTTCCAGAGGCTGGTGAGAGAGATCGCTCAGGACTTCAAGACCGACCTCCGCTTCCAGAGCAGCGCCGTCGCCGCTCTTCAGGAGGCTGCTGAGGCGTACCTCGTGGGGCTTTTCGAGGATACCAATCTCTGCGCTATTCATGCCAAGAGAGTCACCATCATGCCCAAGGATATCCAGCTTGCTCGCAGGATTAGAGGCGAGAGGGCTTAG
- the LOC133868603 gene encoding large ribosomal subunit protein eL37x, with amino-acid sequence MGKGTGSFGKRRNKTHTLCVRCGRRSFHLQKSRCSACAFPAARKRTYNWSVKAIRRKTTGTGRMRYLRHLPRRFKSGFREGTQAEPRKKGAAATA; translated from the exons ATG GGAAAGGGAACAGGGAGCTTCGGAAAGAGGAGGAACAAGACCCACACCCTCTGCGTGAGGTGTGGCCGCCGCAGCTTCCATCTCCAGAAGAGTCGCTGCTCCGCATGTGCGTTCCCCGCTGCCCGCAAGAGGACGT ATAACTGGAGTGTGAAGGCGATCCGAAGGAAGACTACTGGAACTGGAAGGATGAGGTACCTCCGCCACTTGCCTCGCAGGTTCAAGAGCGGCTTCAGAGAGG GTACTCAAGCAGAACCAAGGAAGAAGGGAGCAGCCGCCACTGCTTAA